From Desmodus rotundus isolate HL8 chromosome 12, HLdesRot8A.1, whole genome shotgun sequence, one genomic window encodes:
- the LOC112313455 gene encoding leukocyte immunoglobulin-like receptor subfamily B member 5 isoform X3, with protein sequence MAGRYYCKYLSPTGWSERSDPLEVVVTGAYYKPSLSAQPSPVVTSGGTVTLQCGSQWGFDRFILTKEGEERPFWTLDSQRYPSGQVQALFPLGPVTPSHRWTFRCYGYFRNSPLVWSHPSDSLELLVSGGSGKPSLLTLQGPIVASGQNLTLQCRSDLGYDRFALSKEGGQDLPQSSVPQLQAGLSQADFPLGAVRGSHGGRYRCYGGHNLSSKWSAPSDPLDILVAGWLPDRPSLTMQPGPTVAPGENVTLLCQSQSPRDTFSLSKEGAANPPLHLRSQSLAQQHQAEFSMGPVTSAQGGTYRCYSAHSTSPYLLSQPSDPLELLFSGTSGGPLPRPTEPIPTAAQGLQWYWNVLIGVWGTLILLLSLLLCLLRHQRQSKGMTSDAAVKDPQPGESMELDPQAAASASSQDVTYAQLNHLALRRKTSAPPSSPSEGPPDEPSMYTALTIP encoded by the exons ATGGCAGGAAGATATTATTGTAAATACCTCAGCCCCACTGGCTGGTCAGAACGCAGTGACCCCCTGGAGGTGGTGGTGACAG GAGCCTACTACAAACCCAGcctctcagcccagcccagccctgtaGTGACCTCAGGAGGGACTGTGACTCTCCAGTGTGGCTCACAGTGGGGATTTGACAGGTTCATTCTGactaaggaaggagaagagaggcccTTCTGGACCCTGGACTCACAGAGATACCCCAGTGGGCAGGTCCAGGCCCTATTCCCTCTGGGCCCCGTGACCCCCAGCCACAGGTGGACATTCAGATGCTATGGATATTTTAGGAACAGCCCCCTGGTGTGGTCTCACCCCAGTGACTCCCTGGAGCTCCTGGTTTCAG GGggctcagggaagccctccctccTGACCCTGCAGGGCCCCATTGTGGCCTCTGGACAGAACTTGACCCTCCAGTGTCGCTCAGACCTTGGCTATGACAGATTCGCTCTGTCCAAGGAGGGGGGACAGGACCTCCCCCAGAGCTCTGTCCCGCAGCTCCAGGCTGGGCTGTCTCAGGCTGACTTCCCCCTGGGCGCTGTGAGGGGCTCCCATGGGGGCCGGTACAGGTGCTATGGTGGACACAACCTCTCCTCCAAGTGGTCAGCCCCCAGTGACCCCCTGGACATCCTGGTGGCAG GGTGGCTCCCTGACAGACCCTCCCTCACCATGCAGCCAGGCCCCACAGTGGCCCCAGGAGAGAACGTGACCCTGCTGTGTCAGTCACAGAGCCCGAGGGACACTTTCTCTCTGTCCAAGGAGGGGGCAGCCAATCCCCCCCTGCATCTCAGATCACAGTCCCTTGCTCAGCAGCACCAGGCAGAGTTCTCCATGGGTCCTGTGACCTCAGCCCAAGGGGGTACCTACAGGTGCTACAGCGCACACAGCACCTCCCCCTACCTGctgtcacagcccagtgacccccTGGAGCTCCTGTTCTCAG GAACCTCTGGAGGCCCCCTCCCCCGACCCACAGAGCCCATCCCCACAGCTG CCCAAGGTCTCCAATGGTACTGGAATGTGCTGATCGGGGTTTGGGGGACCCTCATCCTGCTGctgtccctcctcctctgcctcctccgaCACCAGCGTCAGAGCAAAGGCATGACGTCGG ATGCTGCCGTGAAGGACCCACAGCCTGGGGAGAGCATGGAGTTAGACCCTCAG GCTGCTGCATCTGCTTCCTCCCAGGATGTGACTTATGCCCAGCTGAACCACTTGGCACTCAGACGGAAGACAAGTGCACCCCCTTCCTCCCCGTCAGAGGGGCCCCCAGATGAGCCCAGTATGTACACTGCTCTGACCATCCCCTAG
- the LOC112313844 gene encoding leukocyte immunoglobulin-like receptor subfamily A member 6 — MDNSVGTDYGTREWDGQRRPLTHHILCISVLQAQDLIHLQSGSSQRRQHEVHPPCSSLPRAESGTENPCAEGSVTIWCQGTREAQEYRLYNEETGTPLDTQKLLEPRGKAKFFREQIMAGRYYCKYLSPTGWSERSDPLEVVVTGAYYKPSLSAQPSPVVTSGGTVTLQCGSQWGFDRFILTKEGEERPFWTLDSQRYPSGQVQALFPLGPVTPSHRWTFRCYGYFRNSPLVWSHPSDSLELLVSGGSGKPSLLTLQGPIVASGQNLTLQCRSDLGYDRFALSKEGGQDLPQSSVPQLQAGLSQADFPLGAVRGSHGGRYRCYGGHNLSSKWSAPSDPLDILVAGWLPDRPSLTMQPGPTVAPGENVTLLCQSQSPRDTFSLSKEGAANPPLHLRSQSLAQQHQAEFSMGPVTSAHGGTYRCYSAHSTSPYLLSQPSDPLELLFSGTSGGPLPRPTEPIPTAASHLQDYTVKNLIRLGLAGLALVGIGVLLLQA, encoded by the exons atggacaacagtgtggggactgactatgggaCCAGGGAGTGGGATGGTCAGAggagg CCCCTGACTCACCACATCCTGTGCATCTCTGTCCTCCAGGCCCAGGATCTCATCCACCTGCAGAGCGGGAGCAGTCAGCGCAGACAGCATGAAGTGCAtcctccctgctcttctctgcctCG GGCTGAGTCTGGGACAGAAAATCCATGTGCAGAAGG CTCTGTGACCATCTGGTGTCAGGGGACCAGGGAGGCTCAGGAGTATCGTCTGTATAATGAAGAAACAGGTACACCTTTGGACacacagaaactgctggagcccaggggcaAGGCCAAGTTCTTCAGGGAACAAATCATGGCAGGAAGATATTATTGTAAATACCTCAGCCCCACTGGCTGGTCAGAACGCAGTGACCCCCTGGAGGTGGTGGTGACAG GAGCCTACTACAAACCCAGcctctcagcccagcccagccctgtaGTGACCTCAGGAGGGACTGTGACTCTCCAGTGTGGCTCACAGTGGGGATTTGACAGGTTCATTCTGactaaggaaggagaagagaggcccTTCTGGACCCTGGACTCACAGAGATACCCCAGTGGGCAGGTCCAGGCCCTATTCCCTCTGGGCCCCGTGACCCCCAGCCACAGGTGGACATTCAGATGCTATGGATATTTTAGGAACAGCCCCCTGGTGTGGTCTCACCCCAGTGACTCCCTGGAGCTCCTGGTTTCAG GGggctcagggaagccctccctccTGACCCTGCAGGGCCCCATTGTGGCCTCTGGACAGAACTTGACCCTCCAGTGTCGCTCAGACCTTGGCTATGACAGATTCGCTCTGTCCAAGGAGGGGGGACAGGACCTCCCCCAGAGCTCTGTCCCGCAGCTCCAGGCTGGGCTGTCTCAGGCTGACTTCCCCCTGGGCGCTGTGAGGGGCTCCCATGGGGGCCGGTACAGGTGCTATGGTGGACACAACCTCTCCTCCAAGTGGTCAGCCCCCAGTGACCCCCTGGACATCCTGGTGGCAG GGTGGCTCCCTGACAGACCCTCCCTCACCATGCAGCCAGGCCCCACAGTGGCCCCAGGAGAGAACGTGACCCTGCTGTGTCAGTCACAGAGCCCGAGGGACACTTTCTCTCTGTCCAAGGAGGGGGCAGCCAATCCCCCCCTGCATCTCAGATCACAGTCCCTTGCTCAGCAGCACCAGGCAGAGTTCTCCATGGGTCCTGTGACCTCAGCCCATGGGGGGACCTACAGGTGCTACAGCGCACACAGCACCTCCCCCTACCTGctgtcacagcccagtgacccccTGGAGCTCCTGTTCTCAG GAACCTCTGGAGGCCCCCTCCCCCGACCCACAGAGCCCATCCCCACAGCTG CCTCCCACCTCCAAGACTACACAGTGAAGAATCTCATCCGGTTGGGTTTGGCTGGATTGGCCCTGGTGGGCATTGGGGTGCTGCTGCTTCAGGCATGA
- the LOC112313455 gene encoding leukocyte immunoglobulin-like receptor subfamily B member 3 isoform X4 has protein sequence MKCILPALLCLGLSLGQKTHVQKGTLPKPTIWAEPGSMVLSSSSVTIWCQGTREAQEYRLYNEETGTPLDTQKLLEPRGKAKFFREQIMAGRYYCKYLSPTGWSERSDPLEVVVTGAYYKPSLSAQPSPVVTSGGTVTLQCGSQWGFDRFILTKEGEERPFWTLDSQRYPSGQVQALFPLGPVTPSHRWTFRCYGYFRNSPLVWSHPSDSLELLVSGWLPDRPSLTMQPGPTVAPGENVTLLCQSQSPRDTFSLSKEGAANPPLHLRSQSLAQQHQAEFSMGPVTSAQGGTYRCYSAHSTSPYLLSQPSDPLELLFSGTSGGPLPRPTEPIPTAAQGLQWYWNVLIGVWGTLILLLSLLLCLLRHQRQSKGMTSDAAVKDPQPGESMELDPQAAASASSQDVTYAQLNHLALRRKTSAPPSSPSEGPPDEPSMYTALTIP, from the exons ATGAAGTGCAtcctccctgctcttctctgcctCG GGCTGAGTCTGGGACAGAAAACCCATGTGCAGAAGG GGACCCTCCCCAAACCCACCATCTGGGCTGAGCCAGGCTCTATGGTCCTTTCAAGCAGCTCTGTGACCATCTGGTGTCAGGGGACCAGGGAGGCTCAGGAGTATCGTCTGTATAATGAAGAAACAGGTACACCTTTGGACacacagaaactgctggagcccaggggcaAGGCCAAGTTCTTCAGGGAACAAATCATGGCAGGAAGATATTATTGTAAATACCTCAGCCCCACTGGCTGGTCAGAACGCAGTGACCCCCTGGAGGTGGTGGTGACAG GAGCCTACTACAAACCCAGcctctcagcccagcccagccctgtaGTGACCTCAGGAGGGACTGTGACTCTCCAGTGTGGCTCACAGTGGGGATTTGACAGGTTCATTCTGactaaggaaggagaagagaggcccTTCTGGACCCTGGACTCACAGAGATACCCCAGTGGGCAGGTCCAGGCCCTATTCCCTCTGGGCCCCGTGACCCCCAGCCACAGGTGGACATTCAGATGCTATGGATATTTTAGGAACAGCCCCCTGGTGTGGTCTCACCCCAGTGACTCCCTGGAGCTCCTGGTTTCAG GGTGGCTCCCTGACAGACCCTCCCTCACCATGCAGCCAGGCCCCACAGTGGCCCCAGGAGAGAACGTGACCCTGCTGTGTCAGTCACAGAGCCCGAGGGACACTTTCTCTCTGTCCAAGGAGGGGGCAGCCAATCCCCCCCTGCATCTCAGATCACAGTCCCTTGCTCAGCAGCACCAGGCAGAGTTCTCCATGGGTCCTGTGACCTCAGCCCAAGGGGGTACCTACAGGTGCTACAGCGCACACAGCACCTCCCCCTACCTGctgtcacagcccagtgacccccTGGAGCTCCTGTTCTCAG GAACCTCTGGAGGCCCCCTCCCCCGACCCACAGAGCCCATCCCCACAGCTG CCCAAGGTCTCCAATGGTACTGGAATGTGCTGATCGGGGTTTGGGGGACCCTCATCCTGCTGctgtccctcctcctctgcctcctccgaCACCAGCGTCAGAGCAAAGGCATGACGTCGG ATGCTGCCGTGAAGGACCCACAGCCTGGGGAGAGCATGGAGTTAGACCCTCAG GCTGCTGCATCTGCTTCCTCCCAGGATGTGACTTATGCCCAGCTGAACCACTTGGCACTCAGACGGAAGACAAGTGCACCCCCTTCCTCCCCGTCAGAGGGGCCCCCAGATGAGCCCAGTATGTACACTGCTCTGACCATCCCCTAG
- the LOC112313455 gene encoding leukocyte immunoglobulin-like receptor subfamily A member 6 isoform X1 encodes MKCILPALLCLGLSLGQKTHVQKGTLPKPTIWAEPGSMVLSSSSVTIWCQGTREAQEYRLYNEETGTPLDTQKLLEPRGKAKFFREQIMAGRYYCKYLSPTGWSERSDPLEVVVTGAYYKPSLSAQPSPVVTSGGTVTLQCGSQWGFDRFILTKEGEERPFWTLDSQRYPSGQVQALFPLGPVTPSHRWTFRCYGYFRNSPLVWSHPSDSLELLVSGGSGKPSLLTLQGPIVASGQNLTLQCRSDLGYDRFALSKEGGQDLPQSSVPQLQAGLSQADFPLGAVRGSHGGRYRCYGGHNLSSKWSAPSDPLDILVAGWLPDRPSLTMQPGPTVAPGENVTLLCQSQSPRDTFSLSKEGAANPPLHLRSQSLAQQHQAEFSMGPVTSAQGGTYRCYSAHSTSPYLLSQPSDPLELLFSGTSGGPLPRPTEPIPTAAQGLQWYWNVLIGVWGTLILLLSLLLCLLRHQRQSKGMTSDAAVKDPQPGESMELDPQAAASASSQDVTYAQLNHLALRRKTSAPPSSPSEGPPDEPSMYTALTIP; translated from the exons ATGAAGTGCAtcctccctgctcttctctgcctCG GGCTGAGTCTGGGACAGAAAACCCATGTGCAGAAGG GGACCCTCCCCAAACCCACCATCTGGGCTGAGCCAGGCTCTATGGTCCTTTCAAGCAGCTCTGTGACCATCTGGTGTCAGGGGACCAGGGAGGCTCAGGAGTATCGTCTGTATAATGAAGAAACAGGTACACCTTTGGACacacagaaactgctggagcccaggggcaAGGCCAAGTTCTTCAGGGAACAAATCATGGCAGGAAGATATTATTGTAAATACCTCAGCCCCACTGGCTGGTCAGAACGCAGTGACCCCCTGGAGGTGGTGGTGACAG GAGCCTACTACAAACCCAGcctctcagcccagcccagccctgtaGTGACCTCAGGAGGGACTGTGACTCTCCAGTGTGGCTCACAGTGGGGATTTGACAGGTTCATTCTGactaaggaaggagaagagaggcccTTCTGGACCCTGGACTCACAGAGATACCCCAGTGGGCAGGTCCAGGCCCTATTCCCTCTGGGCCCCGTGACCCCCAGCCACAGGTGGACATTCAGATGCTATGGATATTTTAGGAACAGCCCCCTGGTGTGGTCTCACCCCAGTGACTCCCTGGAGCTCCTGGTTTCAG GGggctcagggaagccctccctccTGACCCTGCAGGGCCCCATTGTGGCCTCTGGACAGAACTTGACCCTCCAGTGTCGCTCAGACCTTGGCTATGACAGATTCGCTCTGTCCAAGGAGGGGGGACAGGACCTCCCCCAGAGCTCTGTCCCGCAGCTCCAGGCTGGGCTGTCTCAGGCTGACTTCCCCCTGGGCGCTGTGAGGGGCTCCCATGGGGGCCGGTACAGGTGCTATGGTGGACACAACCTCTCCTCCAAGTGGTCAGCCCCCAGTGACCCCCTGGACATCCTGGTGGCAG GGTGGCTCCCTGACAGACCCTCCCTCACCATGCAGCCAGGCCCCACAGTGGCCCCAGGAGAGAACGTGACCCTGCTGTGTCAGTCACAGAGCCCGAGGGACACTTTCTCTCTGTCCAAGGAGGGGGCAGCCAATCCCCCCCTGCATCTCAGATCACAGTCCCTTGCTCAGCAGCACCAGGCAGAGTTCTCCATGGGTCCTGTGACCTCAGCCCAAGGGGGTACCTACAGGTGCTACAGCGCACACAGCACCTCCCCCTACCTGctgtcacagcccagtgacccccTGGAGCTCCTGTTCTCAG GAACCTCTGGAGGCCCCCTCCCCCGACCCACAGAGCCCATCCCCACAGCTG CCCAAGGTCTCCAATGGTACTGGAATGTGCTGATCGGGGTTTGGGGGACCCTCATCCTGCTGctgtccctcctcctctgcctcctccgaCACCAGCGTCAGAGCAAAGGCATGACGTCGG ATGCTGCCGTGAAGGACCCACAGCCTGGGGAGAGCATGGAGTTAGACCCTCAG GCTGCTGCATCTGCTTCCTCCCAGGATGTGACTTATGCCCAGCTGAACCACTTGGCACTCAGACGGAAGACAAGTGCACCCCCTTCCTCCCCGTCAGAGGGGCCCCCAGATGAGCCCAGTATGTACACTGCTCTGACCATCCCCTAG
- the LOC112313455 gene encoding leukocyte immunoglobulin-like receptor subfamily A member 6 isoform X2 has protein sequence MVLSSSSVTIWCQGTREAQEYRLYNEETGTPLDTQKLLEPRGKAKFFREQIMAGRYYCKYLSPTGWSERSDPLEVVVTGAYYKPSLSAQPSPVVTSGGTVTLQCGSQWGFDRFILTKEGEERPFWTLDSQRYPSGQVQALFPLGPVTPSHRWTFRCYGYFRNSPLVWSHPSDSLELLVSGGSGKPSLLTLQGPIVASGQNLTLQCRSDLGYDRFALSKEGGQDLPQSSVPQLQAGLSQADFPLGAVRGSHGGRYRCYGGHNLSSKWSAPSDPLDILVAGWLPDRPSLTMQPGPTVAPGENVTLLCQSQSPRDTFSLSKEGAANPPLHLRSQSLAQQHQAEFSMGPVTSAQGGTYRCYSAHSTSPYLLSQPSDPLELLFSGTSGGPLPRPTEPIPTAAQGLQWYWNVLIGVWGTLILLLSLLLCLLRHQRQSKGMTSDAAVKDPQPGESMELDPQAAASASSQDVTYAQLNHLALRRKTSAPPSSPSEGPPDEPSMYTALTIP, from the exons ATGGTCCTTTCAAGCAGCTCTGTGACCATCTGGTGTCAGGGGACCAGGGAGGCTCAGGAGTATCGTCTGTATAATGAAGAAACAGGTACACCTTTGGACacacagaaactgctggagcccaggggcaAGGCCAAGTTCTTCAGGGAACAAATCATGGCAGGAAGATATTATTGTAAATACCTCAGCCCCACTGGCTGGTCAGAACGCAGTGACCCCCTGGAGGTGGTGGTGACAG GAGCCTACTACAAACCCAGcctctcagcccagcccagccctgtaGTGACCTCAGGAGGGACTGTGACTCTCCAGTGTGGCTCACAGTGGGGATTTGACAGGTTCATTCTGactaaggaaggagaagagaggcccTTCTGGACCCTGGACTCACAGAGATACCCCAGTGGGCAGGTCCAGGCCCTATTCCCTCTGGGCCCCGTGACCCCCAGCCACAGGTGGACATTCAGATGCTATGGATATTTTAGGAACAGCCCCCTGGTGTGGTCTCACCCCAGTGACTCCCTGGAGCTCCTGGTTTCAG GGggctcagggaagccctccctccTGACCCTGCAGGGCCCCATTGTGGCCTCTGGACAGAACTTGACCCTCCAGTGTCGCTCAGACCTTGGCTATGACAGATTCGCTCTGTCCAAGGAGGGGGGACAGGACCTCCCCCAGAGCTCTGTCCCGCAGCTCCAGGCTGGGCTGTCTCAGGCTGACTTCCCCCTGGGCGCTGTGAGGGGCTCCCATGGGGGCCGGTACAGGTGCTATGGTGGACACAACCTCTCCTCCAAGTGGTCAGCCCCCAGTGACCCCCTGGACATCCTGGTGGCAG GGTGGCTCCCTGACAGACCCTCCCTCACCATGCAGCCAGGCCCCACAGTGGCCCCAGGAGAGAACGTGACCCTGCTGTGTCAGTCACAGAGCCCGAGGGACACTTTCTCTCTGTCCAAGGAGGGGGCAGCCAATCCCCCCCTGCATCTCAGATCACAGTCCCTTGCTCAGCAGCACCAGGCAGAGTTCTCCATGGGTCCTGTGACCTCAGCCCAAGGGGGTACCTACAGGTGCTACAGCGCACACAGCACCTCCCCCTACCTGctgtcacagcccagtgacccccTGGAGCTCCTGTTCTCAG GAACCTCTGGAGGCCCCCTCCCCCGACCCACAGAGCCCATCCCCACAGCTG CCCAAGGTCTCCAATGGTACTGGAATGTGCTGATCGGGGTTTGGGGGACCCTCATCCTGCTGctgtccctcctcctctgcctcctccgaCACCAGCGTCAGAGCAAAGGCATGACGTCGG ATGCTGCCGTGAAGGACCCACAGCCTGGGGAGAGCATGGAGTTAGACCCTCAG GCTGCTGCATCTGCTTCCTCCCAGGATGTGACTTATGCCCAGCTGAACCACTTGGCACTCAGACGGAAGACAAGTGCACCCCCTTCCTCCCCGTCAGAGGGGCCCCCAGATGAGCCCAGTATGTACACTGCTCTGACCATCCCCTAG